The Deferrivibrio essentukiensis region AGCAATGGAAGGAAAGTATGCTATTCCGGCATACAACTTCAATAATCTTGAACAACTTCAAGCAATTATTCAAGCATGTGTTGAAACCAAGTCACCTGTTATTTTACAGGTTTCAAAAGGTGCAAGAGAGTATGCTAATGCTACCATGCTAAGATATATGGCACTTGGTGCGACTAAGTTGGCCGAAGAGCTTGGATACAATATCCCTATTGCTCTTCATCTTGACCATGGTGATTCTTTTGAAATCTGTAAATCATGCGTTGATTCAGGATTTTCGTCTGTAATGATTGACGGCTCACATTTATCTTTTGAGGAAAATATTGAGTTAACTAAGAAAGTTGTAGAGTATGCACATCAATTTGATGTTACCGTTGAAGGTGAATTAGGTGTGCTTGCAGGTATAGAAGATGATGTAGTTGCTGAAAAATCACACTATACTGATCCTGCTCAGGTTGAAGAGTTTGTTTCTAAAACAAAAGTTGATTCATTAGCAATATCAATTGGGACTTCTCATGGGGCATATAAATTTAAAGTAAAGCCAGGTGAATCTGTCCCACCATTAAGGTTTGATATTTTGGAAGAGGTTGAAAGAAGATTACCTGGGTTTCCAATTGTACTTCACGGAGCTTCTTCGGTAATGCCCGAATATGTAGAACTGATAAATAAATATGGTGGCAACCTTGAAGGGGCTGTGGGAGTGCCTGAAGATCAGCTTAGAAAGGCAGCAACAAGTGCAGTTTGCAAAATAAATATTGATAGTGACGGAAGATTGGCTTTTACAGCAAAAGTAAGAGAGTTTTTGT contains the following coding sequences:
- a CDS encoding class II fructose-bisphosphate aldolase, which codes for MNVSYKDLGLVNTREMFQKAMEGKYAIPAYNFNNLEQLQAIIQACVETKSPVILQVSKGAREYANATMLRYMALGATKLAEELGYNIPIALHLDHGDSFEICKSCVDSGFSSVMIDGSHLSFEENIELTKKVVEYAHQFDVTVEGELGVLAGIEDDVVAEKSHYTDPAQVEEFVSKTKVDSLAISIGTSHGAYKFKVKPGESVPPLRFDILEEVERRLPGFPIVLHGASSVMPEYVELINKYGGNLEGAVGVPEDQLRKAATSAVCKINIDSDGRLAFTAKVREFLWNNPKEFDPRKYLKPARNALVEMYKHKNINVLGSANRA